A genomic window from Erythrobacter sp. BLCC-B19 includes:
- a CDS encoding helix-turn-helix transcriptional regulator produces the protein MSNTELITCQEVLRLTGIRSRSTIWRKMRKGGFPHPVDIGGGRIRWRAADISEWINALPLRRY, from the coding sequence ATGTCGAATACCGAACTGATCACCTGCCAGGAGGTGCTGCGCCTCACCGGCATCCGCAGCCGCTCCACCATCTGGAGAAAGATGCGCAAGGGGGGCTTCCCCCACCCTGTCGACATCGGTGGGGGCCGTATTCGCTGGCGCGCCGCCGACATCTCGGAATGGATCAACGCCCTTCCGCTGCGCCGCTACTGA
- a CDS encoding type IV toxin-antitoxin system AbiEi family antitoxin, whose product MATCFEGKLNQLQQKLPDGLLVDAAWLEDQGYSSALRSQYVRAGWLHSPARRVYRRSQSPLTWEQVVISLQYLMDLPLTVGGRTALEELGYAHYLSSRMREVHLYGPTRAPTWLADLPLDIDFQWHNSLRLFPSDADAPPAPQPVMYSAAGMSLPIRYSSKERALLELLDELPHRESFHQVDMLMEGMADLSPRRLQTLLEACASVKVKRLFFFFADRHRHAWRSRLDMERVDLGTGKRVLVKGGKLDPTYQITVPSDLGSGRP is encoded by the coding sequence ATGGCTACGTGTTTTGAGGGAAAACTAAACCAGCTGCAGCAAAAGCTCCCCGATGGGCTGCTAGTGGATGCTGCCTGGTTAGAGGACCAAGGCTATTCTTCTGCACTGCGCAGCCAATATGTGCGTGCAGGATGGCTCCATAGCCCAGCGCGCCGCGTCTATCGCCGATCCCAATCCCCGCTGACCTGGGAACAGGTCGTCATATCGCTTCAATACCTCATGGATCTGCCGCTCACCGTAGGCGGGCGCACTGCGCTCGAGGAGCTTGGCTATGCGCATTATCTCTCCTCGCGGATGCGCGAGGTCCACCTTTATGGACCGACACGCGCCCCGACCTGGCTGGCCGACCTGCCCCTCGATATAGACTTCCAGTGGCACAACAGCCTGCGCCTGTTTCCGAGCGATGCTGATGCCCCACCAGCGCCGCAACCTGTGATGTACAGTGCTGCCGGCATGAGCCTCCCAATACGATATTCCAGCAAGGAGCGTGCGCTGCTCGAACTTCTCGACGAGCTCCCGCACCGCGAAAGCTTCCATCAGGTCGATATGTTGATGGAGGGCATGGCTGACCTCAGTCCGCGTCGATTGCAGACCCTGCTCGAGGCCTGCGCAAGCGTGAAGGTGAAGCGGCTTTTCTTCTTCTTTGCTGACCGGCACCGCCATGCTTGGCGATCGCGGCTCGACATGGAACGGGTCGATCTAGGGACGGGCAAGCGCGTTCTCGTGAAAGGCGGTAAGCTCGATCCCACCTACCAGATAACCGTTCCGTCTGACCTGGGAAGCGGGCGTCCATGA
- a CDS encoding AAA family ATPase: MRFVDRSSFAEPQIFYSKRAEEARRQLQEFVFQADEKLRSQSRFFFDQELIDGAEVRGALLELFCSVCAYCETPVHAFSDKRLDVATDHFRPRQNASDHRGKSEFIYYAWLAYEWDNLVLACPSCNRAKRNQFPLRDKRRGRIGAPIAELREIERPLLLDPCHSDIAASLSFSPDGSVEGRNEIGDATIRILQLDRSQLVESRLRAFRAYAVALIDHHQRPHVEDTGWGDGWGSHVARFPDLEHGHLGAFALSLRNVLSPLDRKLRDLPDALNLLDRLTGAQKLDVLARYFGSARDFESRYKAVLLEASPKDGLARPYAPSRALDPRALKTANFPIARVSIENFKALKRIEFNLPAVVENPQLAPCMLVLGENATGKSTVLEAITLALIGTDEAQQLDWLLEDEQIEPSAFIHRPDVGNWEVPSKQPLRVEIGFAHCEEKVELSGHAGDDLFEGTPFPSTIVLAYGPRRFFRKKPMRRFRAPAYRVRSLFDPMAVIPNPMQWLLELRDEGRFDAAVRALRSVLMLKADARVLRGENMILVDTPQGSVPMSRLSVGYKSVVAMAIDIIREMFYYFDNLEEARAVVIIDEIETHLHPRWKMQIVSSLREAFPQIQFILTTHDPLCLRGMYQGEVFVLQRNTDDAAVESLQELPDVRGMRAEQILTSEFFGLGSTDPETDARLMRYQFLVRKDELSATEKDEKELLASELKRRMAVGESVEEQAEAVAMRAFTDEREDVPLVLDPDARPGRKAMVEQALAKLRLSVD; the protein is encoded by the coding sequence GTGCGTTTCGTCGATCGCTCGTCCTTCGCGGAGCCTCAAATATTCTACTCGAAGCGGGCCGAAGAAGCGCGCCGGCAGTTGCAAGAATTCGTTTTCCAGGCGGACGAGAAGCTGCGCTCGCAAAGTCGCTTCTTTTTCGACCAAGAATTGATCGACGGAGCGGAGGTCCGGGGAGCTTTGCTGGAGCTATTCTGCTCCGTCTGCGCATATTGCGAGACGCCGGTCCACGCGTTCTCCGACAAGCGCTTGGACGTCGCGACCGATCATTTCCGTCCGCGCCAGAACGCGTCCGACCACCGCGGAAAAAGCGAATTTATCTATTACGCTTGGCTGGCCTATGAGTGGGACAATCTGGTCTTGGCTTGTCCTTCGTGCAACCGCGCCAAGCGCAACCAGTTTCCGCTCCGCGACAAGCGGCGCGGCAGGATCGGAGCTCCGATCGCCGAGCTGCGCGAGATCGAGCGCCCCCTACTTCTCGACCCCTGTCATTCGGATATTGCGGCGAGCCTGTCTTTCTCTCCCGACGGTTCTGTCGAGGGCCGCAACGAAATCGGCGACGCCACTATCCGGATCCTGCAGCTTGATCGCTCGCAGCTCGTCGAAAGTCGCCTGAGGGCGTTCCGCGCTTATGCAGTGGCCCTAATCGATCACCACCAACGCCCGCATGTCGAAGACACCGGATGGGGCGACGGTTGGGGATCGCATGTCGCCCGCTTTCCTGATCTGGAACACGGTCACTTGGGTGCATTTGCACTAAGCTTGAGGAACGTGCTCTCACCTCTCGATCGCAAACTCAGGGATCTGCCCGACGCGCTCAATCTCCTCGATCGTCTGACCGGGGCTCAAAAGCTTGATGTACTTGCCCGTTATTTCGGTTCCGCGCGCGATTTCGAGAGTCGCTACAAGGCAGTCCTTCTCGAGGCTTCGCCGAAAGACGGGCTGGCGCGTCCTTACGCCCCGTCGCGGGCCTTAGATCCTCGCGCGCTAAAGACTGCCAACTTCCCGATCGCGCGCGTATCGATTGAGAACTTCAAGGCGTTGAAGCGGATCGAGTTTAACCTGCCCGCTGTAGTTGAGAACCCCCAACTTGCCCCCTGCATGCTCGTTCTTGGCGAAAACGCGACGGGCAAGAGCACCGTGCTCGAAGCGATTACCCTCGCGCTTATCGGGACCGACGAGGCCCAGCAGCTCGATTGGTTGCTTGAAGACGAGCAGATAGAGCCCAGTGCCTTTATCCATCGCCCCGATGTCGGAAATTGGGAGGTTCCCAGCAAGCAACCACTGCGCGTCGAGATCGGGTTCGCGCATTGCGAGGAGAAGGTGGAACTCAGCGGGCATGCCGGAGATGACCTGTTCGAAGGCACCCCCTTTCCATCCACGATCGTATTGGCGTACGGGCCTCGACGGTTCTTCCGGAAGAAACCGATGCGCCGTTTTCGGGCACCCGCCTACCGTGTCCGTTCGCTGTTCGATCCGATGGCCGTGATCCCCAACCCGATGCAGTGGCTCCTCGAGCTGCGCGACGAGGGCCGCTTCGATGCGGCAGTCAGGGCGCTGCGCTCCGTGCTGATGCTCAAGGCTGATGCCCGCGTGCTGCGCGGCGAGAACATGATCCTGGTCGATACGCCGCAGGGCAGCGTCCCGATGTCGCGACTGTCGGTTGGTTACAAGTCGGTCGTCGCGATGGCGATCGATATCATCCGCGAGATGTTTTACTACTTCGACAATCTCGAGGAGGCCCGCGCGGTCGTGATTATTGACGAGATCGAGACGCACCTTCATCCGCGCTGGAAGATGCAGATCGTTAGCTCCTTGCGGGAAGCCTTCCCGCAGATCCAGTTCATCCTGACGACGCACGATCCGCTGTGCCTGCGTGGCATGTACCAAGGCGAGGTGTTCGTACTCCAGCGCAACACCGATGATGCGGCGGTAGAATCGCTGCAAGAGCTTCCTGATGTGCGCGGCATGCGCGCCGAACAGATCCTTACTTCGGAATTCTTCGGACTGGGCTCGACCGATCCGGAAACCGACGCGCGCCTGATGCGCTACCAATTCCTCGTCCGCAAGGACGAGCTCAGCGCCACCGAAAAGGACGAAAAGGAGCTGCTCGCATCCGAGCTCAAACGGCGAATGGCTGTCGGAGAATCGGTCGAAGAACAGGCCGAGGCCGTGGCCATGCGCGCCTTTACTGACGAGCGCGAGGATGTACCATTAGTGCTCGATCCCGACGCCCGGCCGGGTCGCAAAGCAATGGTCGAGCAGGCACTGGCCAAGCTTCGGTTGAGCGTGGACTAA
- a CDS encoding thermonuclease family protein yields the protein MIIVPDDPGPAGPDDVFKAAVRKVFDGDGFLASVWHPYRQAWVERVPFRFAFIDAPEMAQPFGQEAKDFLAGLIADKELRLDPVGKESTGYMPIDFYKRVLCMAFLTEQMDVGTVDYYHEGKRGGGLVKRARPVTRNIELEMIVNGWAWVAEQYTFDRETEYFAAQDDARRDRRGLWAMDNPEPPWSFKRRQRRRSKLPERQGQLI from the coding sequence ATGATCATCGTTCCCGATGATCCGGGCCCTGCAGGTCCCGACGACGTCTTCAAGGCGGCCGTCCGAAAAGTCTTCGACGGCGATGGCTTTCTGGCAAGCGTCTGGCATCCCTACCGCCAGGCTTGGGTTGAGCGCGTTCCGTTCCGCTTTGCGTTCATCGATGCGCCCGAAATGGCGCAACCATTCGGTCAGGAAGCCAAGGACTTTCTGGCCGGTCTCATCGCGGACAAGGAGCTGCGACTCGACCCGGTCGGCAAGGAGTCGACCGGCTACATGCCCATCGATTTTTACAAGCGGGTGCTGTGCATGGCATTCCTGACGGAGCAGATGGATGTCGGGACGGTTGACTATTATCACGAGGGCAAGCGGGGCGGCGGATTGGTCAAGCGAGCGCGTCCCGTCACGCGCAACATCGAGCTCGAGATGATTGTGAACGGCTGGGCTTGGGTAGCCGAGCAATACACGTTCGACCGTGAGACGGAGTATTTTGCGGCGCAAGACGATGCCCGGCGTGATCGGCGAGGCCTTTGGGCGATGGACAATCCCGAGCCGCCATGGAGCTTCAAGCGTCGGCAGAGACGTCGGAGCAAGTTGCCTGAGCGACAGGGTCAATTGATCTGA
- a CDS encoding alpha/beta fold hydrolase: MLAARVPSPAELSYGEVAVAGGTLPVAMAGEGAPAILLHGWTLDHRMWAPQVEGLAADLFLVMPDRRGCGRATAPSDLAREADDVIAIADFLGFERFALVGLSQGAVVALDVARKFASRLTGLVVSGAPLPALVERQEVIDLDRFRALAAAGDLERLRAEWSRHPLMETHTPAARALMLEMLADYDGRDLLNPSPVPGFPREAAALLAMPVLAMTGAHDTLWRRECARVLASLAPRARHLEILAAGHLANADNGPAFNAALVQFLQPKASR; this comes from the coding sequence ATGCTTGCCGCGCGCGTCCCTTCCCCGGCCGAACTGTCCTATGGCGAAGTCGCCGTGGCGGGCGGAACCCTTCCGGTCGCGATGGCGGGGGAGGGCGCGCCTGCCATCCTGCTCCACGGCTGGACACTCGATCACCGAATGTGGGCGCCGCAGGTTGAAGGGCTGGCCGCAGACCTCTTCCTCGTCATGCCCGACCGGCGCGGCTGCGGGCGTGCCACCGCGCCCAGCGATCTGGCGCGCGAGGCCGATGACGTCATCGCCATCGCCGATTTCCTGGGGTTCGAGCGGTTCGCCCTCGTCGGCCTGTCGCAGGGCGCGGTGGTGGCGCTCGATGTCGCGCGCAAGTTCGCCTCGCGCCTGACCGGTCTGGTGGTCTCGGGCGCCCCGTTGCCCGCGCTGGTGGAGCGGCAGGAGGTGATCGATCTCGACCGCTTCCGCGCGCTTGCCGCTGCCGGTGATCTTGAGCGGCTGCGTGCCGAATGGTCGCGCCATCCGCTGATGGAGACCCATACGCCCGCGGCGCGCGCGCTGATGCTGGAGATGCTCGCCGATTACGACGGCCGCGATCTGCTCAATCCCAGCCCCGTCCCCGGCTTTCCGCGCGAGGCGGCGGCGCTGCTCGCCATGCCGGTGCTGGCCATGACCGGTGCGCACGACACCCTGTGGCGGCGCGAATGTGCGCGCGTGCTCGCGAGCCTCGCTCCGCGCGCGCGGCACCTCGAGATTCTCGCCGCCGGCCACCTTGCCAATGCCGACAACGGGCCAGCCTTCAACGCCGCGCTCGTCCAGTTCCTTCAGCCAAAGGCCAGCCGATGA
- the mobF gene encoding MobF family relaxase has product MVASVSSLTSAGQAASYYEADDYYAEGGFAPSEWFGEASAALGLSGEVDRVEFAELLEGRVAGQQLGTTRDGKIEHRPGWDITFSAPKSVSIMAEVAGDKRLIAAHAAAVKAALGHVEQHMAATRVREGGEVRREETGNLTIATFRHATSRAQDPQLHTHAVILNATQDKDGNWRSLEPRALYQLQKEIGAIYRQELAHGAAELGYRIEAARDAMFEITGVPDKVIEALSQRTAAIDARLAERGTSREEASAAEKQIAALDTREAKSQVDHKTLRAEWRATAEAKGFGEAAQARVIAEAEERAKTGELAASPEMLAARAVAWAAAKLSERQAVFPASTLAREAGDYAFGRLSHSAISSAIAEAGERGALVPRAFLDRRGAEFAGFTTPDAIATEQSMLRLEATGRGVSAPLASPLAAARVIERAARQSARAGFAWTDDQKRATSALLTSRDRVAAVQGYAGTAKTTTVLATYAREAAKSGLEVTALAPTASAATVLGEALGLRGDTVTRHLVSPEAKGLGKGAVWIVDEASMLSARDMAALMASADKAGARLVLVGDVRQLGSVGAGAAFAQLQQAGMATAKLASVVRQTNADTREAVMASIEGHAGNALAALERGGGEVVEGASRDARLAEMAQRYVALSPAERARTLVIEPSRDGRDTLTGMVRQQLAQRGELSAAAVRFEALEAKGLTRAETRQAASYAIGDVVRFARDYADKGVSRGAAYRVEKIDPDKAAIALKAPDGSAVDWRLRQWGAGKVEVFEPKAMELQAGDRVQFTRNDREAGRINGLRGTITRIDTERQQATIALANGREQRLDLIDPRDAHLRHAYVQTAHAAQGQTAERVLIHADSRSANLVDQKMLYVALSRARSEAIVVTDDKARLISAIHERAGEKQTAMEVSAPAASKAKSLGAGLG; this is encoded by the coding sequence ATGGTGGCTTCGGTCTCCTCGCTCACCAGCGCCGGTCAGGCAGCCAGCTACTACGAGGCCGATGACTACTATGCCGAGGGCGGCTTTGCGCCCTCGGAGTGGTTCGGAGAGGCCTCAGCTGCGCTGGGCCTGTCTGGCGAAGTAGACCGCGTGGAGTTTGCCGAGCTGCTCGAAGGCCGCGTTGCCGGGCAGCAGCTTGGCACCACCCGCGATGGCAAGATCGAGCACCGACCGGGTTGGGATATCACCTTTTCCGCGCCCAAGTCGGTCTCGATCATGGCCGAGGTTGCGGGCGACAAGCGGCTGATCGCTGCGCATGCGGCAGCGGTCAAAGCCGCGCTTGGCCATGTCGAGCAGCACATGGCGGCAACCCGGGTGCGCGAGGGCGGGGAGGTGCGGCGGGAGGAAACCGGCAACCTCACCATCGCCACCTTCCGTCATGCCACAAGCCGCGCGCAGGACCCGCAGTTGCACACCCATGCGGTGATCCTCAATGCGACACAGGACAAGGACGGTAACTGGCGCAGCCTTGAGCCACGCGCGCTCTACCAACTGCAGAAGGAGATCGGGGCGATCTACCGGCAGGAGCTTGCGCACGGTGCAGCTGAGCTGGGGTACCGGATCGAGGCTGCCAGGGATGCCATGTTCGAGATCACAGGCGTTCCTGACAAGGTGATCGAGGCCCTCAGCCAGCGCACGGCTGCCATCGATGCGCGGCTTGCCGAGCGCGGCACGAGCCGGGAGGAGGCCAGCGCCGCCGAAAAGCAGATCGCCGCGCTTGATACCCGAGAGGCCAAGAGCCAAGTAGATCACAAGACCCTACGGGCAGAATGGCGCGCCACCGCCGAGGCCAAAGGTTTTGGCGAGGCGGCGCAGGCGCGCGTCATCGCCGAGGCCGAAGAGCGGGCAAAGACAGGCGAACTGGCAGCGAGCCCTGAGATGCTCGCAGCGCGCGCTGTCGCCTGGGCTGCCGCCAAGCTGTCCGAGCGTCAGGCCGTGTTCCCGGCCAGCACGCTGGCGCGTGAGGCGGGCGACTATGCCTTTGGCAGGCTCAGCCACAGCGCCATCAGCTCTGCCATTGCCGAAGCGGGCGAGCGCGGTGCGCTAGTGCCGCGCGCCTTTCTCGACCGGCGCGGGGCAGAGTTTGCGGGGTTTACCACGCCCGACGCGATCGCAACCGAACAGTCCATGCTGCGCCTTGAAGCTACCGGGCGCGGCGTTAGTGCGCCGCTGGCTTCGCCGCTAGCCGCTGCACGCGTGATCGAGCGCGCCGCGCGGCAATCCGCGCGCGCGGGGTTTGCCTGGACCGACGATCAGAAGCGCGCCACCTCTGCTTTGCTGACATCGCGCGACCGTGTGGCGGCCGTGCAGGGCTATGCCGGGACCGCCAAGACCACTACCGTGCTGGCGACCTATGCCCGCGAGGCGGCGAAGAGTGGGTTAGAGGTTACCGCACTCGCGCCGACTGCGTCGGCGGCGACTGTGTTGGGAGAGGCTCTGGGGCTTCGCGGTGATACGGTGACGCGGCATCTCGTGTCGCCGGAAGCCAAGGGCCTCGGCAAGGGCGCGGTTTGGATCGTCGATGAGGCTTCGATGCTGTCTGCGCGCGACATGGCGGCGCTGATGGCCAGCGCCGACAAGGCCGGTGCGCGGCTTGTCCTGGTCGGCGACGTCCGGCAGCTCGGATCGGTGGGCGCGGGAGCTGCCTTTGCTCAACTGCAGCAGGCTGGCATGGCCACTGCCAAGCTTGCCAGCGTCGTGCGGCAGACAAATGCCGACACCCGCGAAGCCGTCATGGCGTCAATCGAGGGCCATGCCGGCAACGCGCTTGCCGCGCTGGAGCGGGGTGGGGGCGAAGTGGTCGAAGGTGCAAGCCGAGATGCACGGCTTGCGGAGATGGCGCAGCGCTACGTTGCTCTCAGCCCTGCGGAGCGTGCCCGCACCCTTGTGATCGAGCCCTCGCGCGATGGGCGCGATACTCTCACCGGTATGGTCCGCCAGCAACTGGCGCAGCGCGGTGAGCTGTCAGCAGCAGCCGTCCGGTTCGAGGCGCTGGAAGCCAAAGGCCTGACCCGTGCTGAAACCCGCCAAGCCGCAAGCTATGCCATCGGCGATGTCGTCCGTTTTGCCCGCGACTATGCCGACAAGGGCGTCTCGCGCGGGGCCGCCTACCGGGTCGAGAAGATCGATCCGGACAAGGCCGCTATTGCATTGAAGGCCCCCGACGGGTCAGCCGTCGACTGGCGGCTGCGCCAATGGGGCGCGGGCAAGGTCGAGGTGTTCGAGCCAAAGGCGATGGAATTGCAGGCGGGCGACCGCGTGCAGTTCACCCGCAACGACCGCGAGGCAGGACGCATCAACGGGTTGCGCGGCACCATCACCAGGATCGATACTGAGCGGCAGCAGGCGACCATCGCGCTGGCCAATGGCCGGGAGCAGCGGCTTGATCTCATCGACCCCCGCGACGCCCATCTGCGCCATGCCTATGTCCAGACCGCCCACGCAGCGCAGGGCCAGACTGCCGAGCGCGTCCTGATCCACGCCGACAGTCGCTCTGCCAATCTGGTCGATCAGAAGATGCTCTACGTCGCGCTCTCGCGTGCGAGGTCGGAGGCTATTGTCGTGACCGACGACAAGGCGCGGCTGATTAGCGCCATCCATGAGCGCGCGGGCGAGAAGCAGACGGCCATGGAGGTGAGTGCTCCAGCCGCGTCCAAGGCAAAGTCTCTGGGTGCTGGTCTCGGCTGA
- a CDS encoding helix-turn-helix domain-containing protein: MDQLVRLPRQLGAIIQSARVRQGMTQSDLAGISGTQQKTISGIENGSVGVKLGTLLRVIASLDLDMKIGPRESGPAIEDVF; the protein is encoded by the coding sequence ATGGATCAGCTTGTACGACTGCCGAGGCAGCTAGGTGCAATCATCCAGAGCGCGCGTGTGCGGCAGGGAATGACCCAGTCAGACCTGGCCGGTATCTCCGGCACACAGCAGAAAACCATATCAGGCATCGAGAACGGCAGCGTCGGAGTAAAGCTCGGCACGCTGCTCCGCGTGATCGCGAGCCTCGATCTCGATATGAAGATCGGGCCGCGAGAGAGTGGCCCTGCCATTGAGGATGTTTTCTAA
- a CDS encoding type IV secretion system DNA-binding domain-containing protein — MTAGNDFITRAHALWRVRMAQWQQRFGFFAKLVLLSGGAGAIIAPQFVMSAPELKVAGQCLMAKALVILGEIAGRDLMMNVSLEGYRATVSAAAFANEPFIAGTFSKAVAVLIIGAVLGCALGLLVVWLIQRTMSSQGRDTLADRVIGGTRLARQEEVAARTRSMSGGGALQIGPVPIPQRIETRHFALLGTTGSGKTTVLRQMLDGIEARGEAALVYDTSGEFIAHYYNPARGDIILNPFDARCAFWSPFDEISHPADADRIARQLVSETGSQDDDVWLETSRILVANMMRSLWAEKNGSLEALLDALQVKSKKQLKAWLGHTSSARTFADDADRATGSVLFMLAKAANLIQFLKVEQENAARFAFRDFIVGLDRIEGAKPWIFVPRKEDYFEAAKPLKACWLECAASAVLGLSPSPERRIWFVLDELADLPRVENLARLLPEGRKFGAAIALTFQALGQMRHRYGDNIAEAMLACCNTKLFLQTVDRETRQWASETIGQCEVEMRMATDTLMVGKEVPRTAIATQRQFRAAVLESELRLPPHQGFLLLPDGLPVARIGLTAEHIARRGSPRQPAFIAGDPASTLWSRVSVIAVPSDSEPESGTKDGHEAGPV; from the coding sequence ATGACGGCAGGCAACGACTTCATCACCCGTGCCCACGCGCTGTGGCGCGTGCGCATGGCGCAGTGGCAGCAGCGTTTCGGGTTCTTTGCGAAGCTCGTTCTGCTGTCAGGCGGCGCAGGCGCAATCATCGCGCCGCAGTTCGTCATGAGCGCTCCCGAGCTCAAGGTGGCGGGGCAATGTCTGATGGCCAAGGCCCTCGTCATTCTGGGCGAGATAGCGGGCAGGGACCTGATGATGAACGTGTCGCTGGAGGGGTACCGTGCTACCGTCTCAGCGGCTGCTTTTGCCAACGAGCCATTCATCGCAGGAACCTTCTCCAAGGCTGTCGCTGTGCTCATCATCGGGGCAGTTCTGGGCTGCGCCCTGGGGCTTCTGGTGGTCTGGCTGATCCAGCGCACCATGTCCTCGCAAGGGCGCGATACGCTGGCCGACAGGGTGATCGGCGGTACCCGTCTGGCGCGCCAGGAAGAGGTTGCCGCGCGGACCCGCTCGATGTCCGGCGGGGGTGCGCTCCAGATCGGGCCGGTCCCCATCCCGCAGCGGATCGAGACCCGGCATTTTGCCTTACTCGGTACCACAGGGAGCGGCAAGACCACGGTCCTGCGTCAGATGCTCGACGGTATCGAAGCGCGCGGCGAAGCCGCCCTCGTCTACGACACATCGGGCGAGTTCATCGCGCACTATTACAACCCTGCGCGCGGCGACATTATCCTCAATCCCTTCGATGCCCGCTGCGCCTTCTGGTCGCCCTTCGACGAGATATCGCACCCCGCCGATGCCGACCGGATCGCGCGCCAGCTGGTCTCCGAAACCGGCAGTCAGGATGATGATGTCTGGCTCGAGACGAGCCGCATTCTGGTCGCCAATATGATGCGCTCGCTCTGGGCTGAGAAGAACGGCAGTCTCGAGGCCCTGCTCGATGCCTTACAGGTCAAGAGCAAGAAACAGCTGAAGGCCTGGCTCGGGCATACATCCTCCGCCCGCACCTTCGCCGATGACGCCGACCGCGCCACCGGCAGCGTGCTCTTCATGCTCGCCAAGGCGGCCAACCTGATCCAGTTCCTGAAGGTCGAACAGGAGAACGCGGCGCGCTTTGCCTTCCGCGATTTCATTGTCGGGCTGGACCGGATCGAGGGTGCCAAACCCTGGATCTTCGTGCCGCGCAAGGAGGACTATTTCGAGGCGGCCAAGCCGCTGAAGGCATGCTGGCTCGAATGCGCGGCGAGCGCCGTGCTGGGCCTCTCGCCATCGCCCGAGCGGCGCATCTGGTTTGTGCTCGATGAGCTTGCGGACCTGCCCCGCGTCGAAAACCTCGCGCGCCTTCTGCCCGAAGGTCGCAAGTTTGGCGCGGCGATCGCCCTCACCTTTCAGGCGCTGGGGCAGATGCGTCATCGCTATGGTGACAACATCGCCGAGGCCATGCTCGCCTGCTGCAACACCAAGCTGTTCTTGCAGACCGTTGACCGCGAAACCCGCCAGTGGGCGAGCGAGACGATCGGCCAGTGCGAAGTCGAAATGCGGATGGCAACCGACACCTTGATGGTCGGCAAGGAGGTACCCCGCACCGCCATTGCCACGCAGCGCCAGTTCCGCGCGGCCGTACTCGAAAGCGAACTGCGTCTTCCTCCGCATCAGGGCTTTCTGCTGCTGCCCGACGGCCTTCCGGTTGCGCGGATCGGGCTCACGGCTGAGCACATCGCCCGGCGGGGCTCGCCGCGCCAGCCTGCCTTTATCGCGGGCGATCCGGCGAGCACCTTGTGGAGCCGGGTCAGCGTGATTGCCGTCCCCTCTGACTCCGAACCGGAGTCAGGTACCAAGGACGGCCATGAGGCGGGACCGGTCTGA
- a CDS encoding cobalamin-independent methionine synthase II family protein, whose protein sequence is MTTTFRTTHVGSLPRPEALLDLVFAREGGETVSEADFDAAVEEATAYVIRRQIEAGIAIVNDGEQSKPSYATYIKHRLSGFGGEAGQYEFADLEAFPGAKAQVFGNKGRAKRSAPACTAPITVIDMEAPRIDAERLKRLANGHATFMSAASPGVTALFFPNQYYASDEEYVFALAEGLRHEYETIAAAGITLQVDCPDLAMGRHVQFTHLSTEEFRKRIGMNIAALNHALQNIPAEQLRMHLCWGNYPGPHHCDVALDEIADIVWEAKPQTVLLEGANPRHAHEFAFFERNPLPDDKVLCPGMVEPQSPYIEHPELIAQRIGRYADLLGASRVMAGVDCGFSVHAGSNALDPEIVWAKLAALAEGAEIASRRY, encoded by the coding sequence ATGACCACCACCTTCCGCACCACCCATGTCGGCAGCCTGCCGCGCCCCGAAGCCCTGCTCGACCTTGTCTTCGCGCGCGAGGGCGGCGAGACCGTGTCGGAGGCCGATTTCGACGCAGCGGTGGAGGAGGCCACGGCCTATGTCATCCGCCGCCAGATCGAGGCGGGCATTGCGATCGTCAATGATGGCGAGCAGTCCAAGCCCTCCTACGCCACCTATATCAAGCACCGGCTCTCGGGCTTCGGCGGGGAGGCGGGGCAGTACGAATTCGCCGACCTCGAAGCCTTCCCGGGCGCAAAGGCCCAGGTGTTCGGCAACAAGGGCCGCGCCAAGCGCTCCGCCCCGGCCTGCACCGCGCCCATCACCGTGATCGACATGGAAGCCCCGCGGATCGACGCGGAACGCCTGAAGCGGCTGGCGAACGGCCACGCCACCTTCATGTCCGCCGCCAGCCCGGGCGTGACCGCGCTGTTCTTCCCCAACCAGTATTATGCCAGCGACGAGGAATATGTCTTCGCCCTCGCCGAAGGCCTGCGCCACGAATACGAGACCATCGCCGCTGCGGGCATCACGCTGCAGGTCGACTGCCCCGACCTAGCGATGGGCCGCCACGTGCAGTTCACGCATCTCTCGACCGAGGAGTTCCGCAAGCGCATCGGCATGAACATCGCAGCGCTCAACCACGCGCTCCAGAACATCCCCGCCGAACAGCTGCGCATGCACCTGTGCTGGGGCAATTACCCCGGCCCGCATCACTGCGACGTCGCGCTGGACGAAATCGCCGACATCGTGTGGGAAGCGAAGCCGCAGACCGTGCTGCTCGAAGGCGCCAACCCCCGCCACGCCCACGAATTCGCCTTCTTCGAGCGCAATCCTCTGCCGGACGACAAGGTCCTGTGCCCTGGCATGGTCGAGCCGCAGAGCCCCTATATCGAGCACCCCGAACTCATCGCCCAGCGCATCGGCCGCTATGCCGACCTGCTTGGGGCAAGCCGCGTGATGGCAGGTGTGGACTGCGGCTTTTCAGTCCACGCGGGCAGCAACGCGCTCGACCCCGAAATCGTCTGGGCCAAACTCGCCGCCCTGGCCGAAGGCGCGGAAATCGCCAGCCGCCGCTACTGA